From a single Litorilinea aerophila genomic region:
- a CDS encoding AAA family ATPase, producing MQIVQTIGDRVLRNVQKVIVGKDEEIRLTLVSLLCEGHLLIEDVPGVGKTMLARSIARSIGCSFRRIQFTPDMLPSDVTGVSIFNQKTMEFEFRPGPIMAQIVLTDEINRATPKTQSALLEAMEERQVTVDGQTYPMERPFMVLATQNPIEYEGTFPLPEAQVDRFMMRIRLGYPNRNHEIDVLTRQTDHHPIQDLEQVVSADELLEAQQAIREVYVDDLVKAYIVDLVTTTRDHPDVYLGASPRGSLALFMAARAWAALEGRDFVLPDDVKRLAEATLAHRLIISPSARIKNVTPRQVIEDALRHTPVPGARARVR from the coding sequence ATGCAGATTGTACAAACCATCGGTGACCGCGTATTACGCAATGTTCAAAAGGTGATCGTGGGCAAAGACGAGGAGATCCGCCTGACGCTGGTCAGCCTCCTTTGCGAAGGTCACCTCCTTATCGAGGACGTGCCGGGCGTGGGCAAGACCATGCTGGCGCGCTCCATCGCCCGAAGTATCGGCTGTTCGTTCCGCCGGATCCAGTTTACGCCGGACATGCTCCCCAGCGATGTGACCGGCGTCAGTATTTTTAACCAAAAAACCATGGAGTTTGAGTTCCGGCCCGGCCCCATCATGGCCCAGATCGTCCTCACCGACGAGATCAACCGGGCCACCCCCAAGACCCAGTCGGCGCTACTGGAAGCCATGGAGGAACGCCAGGTCACCGTTGACGGCCAGACCTACCCCATGGAGCGGCCGTTCATGGTCCTGGCCACCCAAAACCCCATCGAGTACGAAGGGACCTTCCCCCTGCCTGAAGCCCAGGTGGACCGCTTCATGATGCGCATCCGGCTGGGTTACCCCAACCGGAACCACGAAATCGACGTGCTGACCCGCCAGACGGACCATCACCCCATCCAGGATCTGGAACAGGTGGTCTCCGCCGACGAGCTGCTGGAGGCTCAACAAGCCATCCGCGAGGTCTACGTGGATGACCTGGTCAAAGCCTACATCGTCGACCTGGTGACCACCACCCGGGATCATCCGGACGTCTACCTGGGGGCCAGTCCCCGGGGGAGCCTGGCCCTGTTCATGGCTGCCCGGGCCTGGGCTGCCCTGGAAGGTCGGGACTTTGTTTTGCCGGATGACGTCAAGCGGCTGGCCGAGGCGACCCTGGCCCATCGCCTGATCATCAGCCCATCGGCTCGCATCAAAAACGTCACGCCCCGCCAGGTGATCGAGGACGCCCTGCGCCACACACCGGTGCCCGGTGCCCGGGCCCGAGTTCGATAA
- a CDS encoding DUF58 domain-containing protein has product MSSRAIFLIIATIVAWVLAFNSGRELAYNLAYLLSSVLLFSAAWAWHSLRAITLRRVTRARRSQVGQYAEEQFEITNRSRWPKLWLEVKDYSTLPWHEASRVVSNLGRGSSQRWQVKTLCTQRGRFRLGPMELHSGDPLGIFHVVQPIETTSYLIVYPLTVDLASFEPSVANLSGGEARYRRTNQITTNVAGVREYVAGDSFNRIHWPTTARARRLMAKEFELDPTADIWLFLDLHRNTEVGLPWTPEPPEPPIFALHSRRRRAEQPELPPVTTEYSITVVASLARYFLMRNRAVGLSCQGRTRHYLQPDRGERQLNKILEALAVVSAGGNMPFAHLIASDGIRLNRHDTVLAVSADPSPDWAVALQHIQRRGVNSVAVVIDGSSFGRETSYGELLSELEAAGISTYRIQRDDPIAHVLSSGTHYYAPRQQRLIDQI; this is encoded by the coding sequence ATGTCGTCGCGCGCGATTTTCCTGATCATTGCCACCATCGTGGCCTGGGTGCTGGCCTTCAACAGCGGCCGGGAGCTGGCCTATAACCTGGCCTACCTGCTGTCCAGCGTCCTGCTCTTCAGCGCCGCCTGGGCCTGGCATAGCCTGCGGGCCATCACCCTGCGCCGGGTGACCCGGGCCCGCCGCAGCCAGGTGGGTCAGTATGCGGAAGAGCAGTTCGAGATCACCAACCGCAGCCGCTGGCCCAAGCTCTGGCTGGAGGTCAAGGATTACTCCACCCTGCCCTGGCACGAAGCCAGCCGGGTGGTCAGCAACCTGGGCCGGGGCAGCAGCCAGCGCTGGCAGGTGAAAACCCTCTGCACCCAACGGGGACGTTTTCGCCTGGGCCCCATGGAGCTGCACAGCGGCGATCCCCTGGGCATCTTCCACGTGGTCCAACCCATCGAGACCACCAGCTACCTCATTGTCTATCCCCTGACCGTCGACCTGGCCTCGTTCGAGCCGTCGGTGGCCAACCTCTCCGGCGGCGAAGCCCGCTACCGGCGCACCAACCAGATCACCACCAACGTGGCCGGCGTCCGGGAGTATGTGGCGGGCGACAGCTTCAACCGCATCCACTGGCCCACCACCGCCCGGGCCCGCCGCCTCATGGCCAAGGAGTTCGAGCTGGATCCCACCGCGGACATCTGGCTCTTTCTGGATCTGCACCGGAATACGGAGGTAGGGCTGCCGTGGACGCCCGAACCGCCCGAGCCGCCCATCTTCGCCCTCCACAGCCGCAGGCGACGGGCCGAGCAGCCGGAGTTGCCGCCGGTGACCACCGAATACAGCATCACGGTGGTGGCCAGCCTGGCCCGCTATTTCCTCATGCGCAATCGAGCTGTGGGGCTGAGCTGCCAGGGGCGAACCCGGCACTATCTCCAGCCGGACCGGGGAGAACGGCAGCTCAACAAGATCCTGGAGGCCCTGGCCGTCGTATCTGCAGGCGGCAACATGCCCTTTGCCCACCTCATCGCCAGCGACGGCATTCGCCTCAACCGCCATGACACGGTGCTGGCCGTCAGCGCGGACCCCAGCCCAGACTGGGCCGTGGCGTTGCAGCACATCCAGCGCCGGGGCGTCAACAGCGTGGCTGTGGTGATCGATGGATCTTCATTTGGTCGGGAAACCAGCTATGGGGAACTGCTCAGCGAGCTGGAGGCCGCCGGCATCTCCACCTATCGAATCCAGCGGGACGACCCTATTGCCCACGTGCTGAGCAGCGGCACCCACTACTACGCCCCCCGTCAACAGCGACTCATCGACCAGATTTGA
- a CDS encoding DUF3037 domain-containing protein → MPTLSSYDYAFIRVVPRLERDEFLTVGVILFCRTRRFLGACIELDRARLRAMAPDLDADEVQAHLDLILRICAGEGPIGALGQAESFHWLVAPHNTVIQTSPVHCGLCHDPAQALEALMARWVRREHRPT, encoded by the coding sequence ATGCCCACGCTCAGCTCCTATGACTACGCCTTCATCCGCGTGGTGCCCCGCCTGGAACGGGACGAATTTCTGACCGTGGGCGTGATCCTCTTCTGCCGCACCCGTCGCTTTCTGGGCGCCTGCATCGAGCTGGACCGGGCGCGGCTGCGGGCCATGGCCCCCGATCTGGATGCGGATGAAGTCCAGGCCCACCTGGATCTGATCCTCCGTATCTGTGCTGGCGAGGGGCCCATCGGCGCGCTGGGGCAGGCGGAGAGTTTCCACTGGTTGGTGGCGCCCCACAACACCGTCATTCAGACCTCGCCGGTTCACTGTGGCCTGTGCCACGACCCGGCCCAGGCGCTGGAGGCGCTCATGGCCCGGTGGGTGCGGCGCGAGCACCGTCCTACCTGA